One genomic segment of Candidatus Kryptonium sp. includes these proteins:
- a CDS encoding cytochrome C oxidase subunit IV family protein: MSETIHQSSKKVYWRVWFQLLAITIVEILVAFLPISHSLMALLFTIMALMKAVLIAGYFMHLKFEKIGFIYSIVLPLIILVALAAALIPDGSVALLMRLGLGYY; encoded by the coding sequence ATGAGTGAAACAATCCATCAATCATCTAAAAAGGTTTATTGGCGCGTTTGGTTTCAACTCTTGGCAATTACTATCGTAGAAATACTTGTAGCTTTTCTTCCAATTTCGCATTCTTTAATGGCTTTGCTCTTTACAATAATGGCGTTGATGAAAGCAGTTTTAATTGCTGGATATTTTATGCATCTGAAGTTTGAAAAGATTGGGTTCATTTATTCAATAGTTTTGCCGTTAATTATACTTGTTGCTCTCGCGGCAGCTCTTATACCGGATGGGAGCGTCGCTCTTTTAATGCGACTTGGGCTTGGATATTATTAA
- a CDS encoding SCO family protein, with the protein MPGRRIVIIILSIAIGVFIALRIQIWKVSSAATLPVYGEIPEFSLIDQNGEKIALERLKGSIWVADFFFTSCAGICPRMTEQMSRVQEAFKDNPKIKLVSFTVDPERDSVWVLSEYAKGWGAINGKWFFVTGEKKKIYELARQGFKLPVEEGDGGPEDFIHSDKFVLVDSKGRIRGYYSGIEAEDVDRLIKDVKLILREK; encoded by the coding sequence ATGCCAGGAAGAAGAATCGTTATAATAATTTTGAGCATCGCAATTGGAGTTTTTATTGCTTTGAGAATTCAAATTTGGAAAGTTTCGTCCGCTGCTACTTTACCAGTTTATGGTGAAATTCCTGAATTCAGCTTAATTGATCAAAACGGTGAAAAAATTGCTCTTGAAAGATTGAAAGGAAGTATTTGGGTTGCTGATTTTTTCTTCACGAGTTGTGCTGGGATTTGTCCAAGGATGACAGAACAAATGAGCAGAGTTCAAGAAGCATTTAAAGATAATCCTAAAATCAAACTTGTTTCATTTACAGTAGATCCTGAAAGAGATTCCGTTTGGGTCCTCTCGGAGTATGCAAAGGGTTGGGGAGCGATTAACGGTAAGTGGTTTTTCGTTACCGGGGAGAAAAAGAAAATTTACGAGCTTGCAAGACAAGGTTTCAAACTTCCAGTTGAAGAAGGAGATGGTGGACCGGAGGATTTCATACATAGTGATAAATTTGTCCTTGTGGATTCAAAAGGCAGAATAAGAGGTTACTATTCCGGGATAGAAGCCGAGGATGTAGATAGATTAATTAAAGATGTAAAATTAATTTTGCGTGAAAAATGA
- a CDS encoding DUF420 domain-containing protein — protein sequence MIKFLPTLNAFLNMLSFLFLLLGFFSIKKKDVAKHKKFMLSAFVSSALFLISYLIYHYSAGITRFQGQGFWRFVYFSILSSHTFLAIFVLPLAIITLIFALMKKFDKHPKVARLTLPIWMYVSVTGVLIYLMLYHIFK from the coding sequence ATGATCAAGTTTTTGCCGACATTAAATGCATTTTTAAATATGTTAAGTTTTTTGTTCCTTTTGCTTGGATTTTTTAGCATAAAGAAAAAAGATGTGGCAAAACACAAGAAATTTATGCTTTCTGCATTTGTTTCGTCAGCGCTTTTTCTAATCAGTTATCTTATTTACCACTATAGCGCTGGGATAACGCGCTTTCAGGGGCAGGGTTTCTGGCGATTTGTCTATTTTTCTATTTTATCGTCCCATACTTTTCTGGCGATATTTGTTCTTCCATTGGCTATAATTACGCTGATTTTTGCTTTGATGAAGAAGTTTGATAAACATCCTAAAGTTGCAAGATTGACTTTGCCTATATGGATGTATGTTTCAGTAACAGGAGTTTTAATTTATCTGATGCTTTACCATATTTTCAAATAA
- the atpD gene encoding F0F1 ATP synthase subunit beta, producing MREGKIVQIIGPVIDIEFEDGYLPSIFNAIKIPRVNIEGKEEILWAEVQQHLGENRVRAVALDSTDGLVRGMKAYDTGDSIKVPVGPKVLGRLLNVVGEPIDGLGPVEAEKYYPIHREPPEFTELSTKREILETGIKVIDLLEPYPRGGKVGLFGGAGVGKTVIIMELIHNIAVYHKGYSVFGGVGERTREGNELWLEMKQSGVLQNAVLVFGQMNEPPGARLRVGLSALSIAEYFRDEEGKDVLLFIDNIFRFTQAGSEVSALLGRMPSAVGYQPTLATEMGELQERIVSTKRGSITSVQAIYVPADDLTDPAPATTFGHLDATTVLSRQIAELGIYPAVDPLDSTSRLLDPKVVGDEHYYVAKRVKEILQTYKDLQDIINILGIDELSEEDKLIVSRARKIQRFLSQPFFVAEAFTGTEGRYVKLKDTIAGFKAIIEGECDELPEMAFYMVGTIDEAFDKAKKMKLD from the coding sequence ATGCGAGAGGGAAAAATTGTCCAAATCATCGGACCTGTTATTGATATTGAATTTGAAGATGGTTACCTACCTTCCATTTTCAATGCTATTAAGATACCAAGGGTTAATATTGAAGGGAAAGAAGAAATCCTTTGGGCTGAGGTTCAACAGCATCTTGGTGAAAATAGGGTTCGCGCTGTTGCTCTTGATTCAACAGATGGACTTGTTCGTGGGATGAAAGCGTATGATACTGGAGATTCAATAAAAGTGCCAGTTGGTCCGAAAGTTTTAGGGCGACTTTTAAATGTTGTTGGTGAACCGATTGATGGTCTTGGCCCAGTTGAAGCCGAAAAATACTACCCAATACACCGTGAACCACCAGAATTTACTGAATTGAGCACCAAAAGAGAGATACTTGAAACTGGAATTAAAGTTATAGATTTGCTTGAGCCTTATCCAAGAGGTGGAAAAGTTGGTCTTTTTGGAGGAGCGGGTGTTGGTAAAACTGTTATAATTATGGAATTGATACACAATATCGCCGTATATCACAAAGGTTATTCAGTATTTGGTGGGGTTGGCGAAAGAACAAGAGAAGGGAATGAGCTTTGGTTAGAAATGAAGCAATCGGGAGTTTTGCAAAATGCTGTTCTCGTTTTTGGTCAGATGAATGAACCACCAGGAGCGAGATTAAGAGTTGGATTAAGTGCTCTTTCAATAGCTGAATATTTCAGGGATGAAGAAGGCAAAGATGTTCTTTTGTTCATAGATAACATTTTTAGATTTACACAAGCAGGTTCTGAAGTTTCAGCTCTGCTTGGAAGAATGCCTTCGGCTGTTGGTTATCAACCGACACTCGCGACAGAAATGGGAGAATTGCAGGAAAGAATCGTTTCCACAAAGCGTGGTTCAATCACATCAGTTCAGGCGATTTATGTCCCTGCCGACGACTTGACAGATCCAGCTCCAGCAACGACATTTGGACATCTTGATGCTACAACGGTTTTGTCGCGTCAGATTGCCGAGCTTGGAATTTATCCCGCTGTTGATCCACTTGATTCAACATCAAGATTGCTTGATCCGAAAGTCGTTGGTGATGAACATTACTATGTTGCGAAGAGAGTTAAAGAAATTTTACAGACATACAAAGATTTGCAAGACATAATCAACATCCTTGGGATTGATGAACTTTCCGAAGAAGATAAACTGATTGTTTCAAGAGCTAGAAAAATCCAGCGTTTCCTCTCGCAACCATTCTTTGTCGCAGAAGCATTTACTGGAACAGAGGGAAGATATGTAAAATTGAAAGACACCATTGCGGGATTTAAAGCTATAATTGAAGGTGAATGCGATGAGCTTCCAGAAATGGCGTTTTATATGGTCGGGACAATTGACGAAGCGTTTGACAAAGCAAAGAAAATGAAACTTGATTGA
- the atpC gene encoding ATP synthase F1 subunit epsilon: MDKLIQVEILTPENVIYRGKVKSITLPGVMGSFQVLYNHAPLISILEVGRVKIVEETGNALYFVISNGFAEVKNNVVSVFVDSAEQVEKSKVADLLKEKRKEIFSKDVF, encoded by the coding sequence ATGGATAAATTAATCCAAGTTGAAATTTTAACACCTGAAAATGTTATATATCGTGGTAAGGTCAAGAGCATAACACTTCCTGGAGTAATGGGTAGCTTCCAAGTTCTCTATAATCATGCTCCGTTGATAAGTATACTTGAGGTCGGTAGGGTTAAGATAGTAGAAGAAACTGGGAACGCGCTTTATTTTGTTATTTCTAATGGATTTGCCGAAGTTAAAAATAATGTTGTATCGGTCTTTGTTGATTCAGCGGAACAAGTTGAAAAATCTAAAGTCGCTGATCTCTTAAAGGAAAAGAGAAAGGAAATTTTTAGCAAAGATGTCTTTTAA
- a CDS encoding 4Fe-4S binding protein, giving the protein MSQVNIEKQATRKKVKLVAVVNPVGCTGCEVCIEFCPVDCIYKVRGPEYIDSFDGVKSTTLEILRENILNGINPFSNVNGIVIVDEEICIGCKLCAKYCPWETIDMVQKDNE; this is encoded by the coding sequence ATGTCTCAAGTTAACATAGAGAAACAAGCGACAAGGAAAAAAGTTAAACTTGTAGCTGTTGTTAATCCGGTTGGTTGCACAGGATGTGAGGTATGCATTGAGTTCTGTCCAGTTGATTGTATTTATAAGGTCAGAGGCCCAGAATACATTGATTCATTTGATGGTGTTAAATCAACGACTCTTGAAATTTTAAGAGAAAACATTTTGAATGGAATAAATCCTTTTTCAAATGTTAACGGCATTGTGATAGTGGATGAGGAAATTTGCATAGGCTGCAAACTTTGCGCAAAGTATTGTCCCTGGGAAACAATTGACATGGTTCAAAAAGATAATGAATAA
- a CDS encoding Rrf2 family transcriptional regulator — protein sequence MIDISKSLGYAIHAIVYMATRKDKKLVRASEVARECGLSVSYMMKILQALRRAGIVDSTIGVKGGYFLSKPLEQITLYELISAIEPSREEICYLSTAIGCRYRKDCIVRNLFSDVNEKIKLYLKSVNLQEVVDSIGDKICVYSKV from the coding sequence ATGATAGATATATCAAAATCACTTGGATACGCAATACACGCAATAGTTTATATGGCTACAAGAAAAGATAAAAAACTTGTCCGTGCATCCGAAGTAGCACGTGAATGTGGATTATCGGTCAGCTATATGATGAAAATTCTTCAAGCCCTGCGCCGTGCTGGTATAGTTGACAGTACAATTGGTGTTAAAGGTGGGTATTTCTTATCTAAACCGCTTGAACAGATAACGCTATATGAACTCATATCCGCAATTGAGCCATCAAGAGAGGAAATTTGTTATCTTTCTACCGCTATTGGATGTCGCTATAGGAAGGACTGTATCGTAAGAAATTTATTTTCGGATGTTAACGAGAAAATAAAACTTTATCTTAAATCTGTAAACCTTCAGGAAGTGGTTGATTCAATAGGTGATAAAATTTGCGTGTATTCAAAAGTTTAA
- a CDS encoding Rieske 2Fe-2S domain-containing protein, producing the protein MSEILHQSQKQEKAQREPRKVIPKQDKPPENDTGLWKFNRRSFLTLAGWLGFLGFIFTSIIGAIRYMFPRVLYEPPTAFKAGYPEEYTVGEVSEKFKDSQRVWIVREEDGFYALLAVCTHLGCTPRWLSGENKFKCPCHGSGFRKSGINFEGPAPRPLERVKISLAEDGQILIDKGVTYRYEKGEWGKPGSFLPYRS; encoded by the coding sequence ATGAGCGAGATCTTGCATCAATCCCAAAAACAAGAGAAAGCACAAAGGGAACCAAGAAAAGTAATTCCTAAACAGGATAAGCCTCCTGAAAATGACACGGGACTTTGGAAGTTTAATCGTCGTTCTTTTCTAACGCTTGCTGGATGGCTTGGCTTTTTGGGATTCATATTTACATCAATAATTGGCGCGATCAGATATATGTTTCCTCGTGTTCTTTATGAACCTCCAACAGCGTTCAAAGCAGGTTATCCAGAGGAATATACAGTTGGGGAGGTAAGTGAAAAGTTCAAAGATTCTCAGCGTGTGTGGATAGTTCGCGAGGAAGATGGTTTTTATGCACTTCTTGCAGTTTGCACTCATCTTGGATGCACGCCGAGGTGGTTAAGCGGTGAGAATAAATTCAAATGCCCTTGCCATGGTAGTGGTTTCAGAAAATCTGGAATAAACTTTGAAGGACCTGCTCCAAGACCTCTTGAGAGAGTCAAAATATCTCTTGCAGAAGATGGGCAAATTTTAATTGATAAAGGTGTTACATACAGATATGAGAAAGGAGAGTGGGGTAAACCAGGTTCTTTTCTACCATACAGAAGCTAG
- a CDS encoding cytochrome b N-terminal domain-containing protein, which translates to MLAQIKKKIKNSEIYKSIFRHGYEDTQRNRALMVVDNVFLHLHPVRVSRHAVNYGYTWGMGGISFLLFIILTITGVILMFYYRPAAEYAYEDMKYLMNDVPFGALLRNMHRWAAHLMVITVMLHMFRVFLTGSYKPPRQFNWVIGVILLLLTFLLSFTGYLLPWDQLAIWAVTVGTNMAAATPFLGHQGPFGPELGMRPDNDVRFLLLGGTKVGPPTLLRFYVLHCVFLPLVTAIFLAVHFWRVRKDGGISGPNPKKI; encoded by the coding sequence ATGCTTGCTCAAATAAAAAAGAAGATAAAAAACTCGGAAATCTATAAGTCAATCTTTCGTCATGGTTATGAAGACACTCAAAGAAATAGAGCTCTTATGGTCGTTGATAATGTTTTCCTTCATTTGCATCCGGTTAGAGTTTCAAGACATGCGGTGAACTATGGGTATACTTGGGGAATGGGTGGCATCTCGTTTCTTTTGTTTATAATTTTGACAATTACGGGGGTTATTTTGATGTTTTATTATCGTCCAGCTGCTGAATATGCTTACGAGGATATGAAATATTTGATGAACGATGTTCCATTTGGGGCATTGTTAAGAAATATGCATCGCTGGGCTGCACATTTGATGGTTATAACTGTTATGCTTCATATGTTTAGGGTATTCTTAACAGGGTCGTATAAACCACCAAGACAATTTAACTGGGTAATTGGTGTTATACTTTTGCTTTTGACATTTCTTTTGAGCTTTACAGGATACCTCTTGCCGTGGGATCAATTAGCTATATGGGCTGTGACAGTTGGAACAAATATGGCAGCTGCAACTCCGTTTCTTGGACATCAGGGACCTTTCGGACCCGAGCTTGGAATGAGACCTGATAATGATGTTAGATTTTTACTTCTTGGAGGAACTAAGGTTGGACCACCAACTTTGTTAAGATTTTATGTTCTACATTGTGTTTTTCTACCTCTTGTTACAGCAATTTTCCTTGCAGTTCATTTTTGGCGCGTGAGAAAAGATGGAGGCATCTCTGGTCCTAATCCAAAAAAGATTTAA
- a CDS encoding cytochrome C: MQNLLRILGHPDNFPIIILLFTVYGFFIYAMRKAKRNDERGIPYEADETDKVQVWPYLVRVEFIAAIAVMAFLLVWSIGFNAPLEEPANPSLTPNPSKAPWYFLGLQEMLVYFDPWIAGVLLPGLIIIGLMAIPYIDINPKGNGYYTFKERKWAITIFAFGFLILWVLLIVVGTFFRGPGWNFFWPWEEWDPHKVVAITNVDLNELIGIPTYNPDGSLNPVASIFGGIVVIGYYAILMPLGWLWMKKKMPDFAEKFGLTRYLITSYLLLTMIALPIKMILRWTLNVKYVWVTPWFNV; this comes from the coding sequence ATGCAAAATCTTCTTAGAATTCTTGGACATCCAGATAACTTTCCAATTATAATCCTGCTTTTTACAGTTTATGGTTTTTTCATTTATGCTATGAGAAAAGCGAAGAGAAACGACGAGCGTGGAATTCCATATGAAGCCGATGAAACAGATAAAGTTCAGGTTTGGCCTTATCTCGTTCGCGTTGAGTTTATCGCTGCTATTGCAGTGATGGCTTTCCTTCTTGTTTGGTCTATTGGGTTCAACGCACCGCTTGAAGAACCGGCGAATCCATCTCTTACGCCAAATCCATCAAAAGCGCCATGGTATTTTCTCGGACTTCAAGAAATGCTTGTTTACTTTGATCCTTGGATTGCAGGTGTTCTATTACCAGGACTTATAATAATTGGTTTAATGGCAATACCATATATTGATATAAATCCAAAAGGCAACGGCTATTATACATTTAAAGAAAGGAAATGGGCAATCACAATTTTTGCGTTTGGATTTCTAATTTTATGGGTTCTTTTAATTGTCGTTGGGACATTTTTCAGAGGACCGGGTTGGAATTTCTTCTGGCCTTGGGAAGAGTGGGATCCACATAAAGTTGTTGCTATTACAAATGTTGACTTGAATGAACTTATTGGAATTCCAACTTATAATCCTGATGGCTCGCTAAATCCAGTTGCTTCTATTTTTGGTGGTATTGTTGTCATCGGATATTATGCAATTTTAATGCCTTTGGGATGGTTATGGATGAAAAAGAAAATGCCAGATTTTGCAGAAAAATTTGGATTAACGAGATATTTGATTACCTCATATCTGCTTTTAACTATGATAGCTTTGCCGATAAAGATGATTTTAAGATGGACATTGAATGTTAAATATGTCTGGGTGACGCCGTGGTTCAATGTTTAA